In one Bacteroidia bacterium genomic region, the following are encoded:
- a CDS encoding GlmU family protein, translated as MNLLFFDGPRRNHLLPLTYTRPVCDLRIGILTIREKWEKQLELPSSTITQDYLAEKYPLQKGKNNLLINGSVCFSKSLLDEISALETNQGLTKSGEIIALLLNEKGLGEIIDGNFDSFKLKEAKTGFNKINHLWDIFALNGAELDLDYQFLTKGRKSAKVPDNSTVLAPENVFIEEGAEVECAILNGKFGKIYIGKESRVSEGAIIRGPFALCEHSEVKMAAKIYGPTTVGPHCKVGGEISNSVFYAYSNKGHDGFLGNSVIGEWVNIGADSNNSNLKNNYAPVKLWNYVDGKFADTGLQFCGLIMGDHAKCGINTMFNTGTVVGVAANVFGAGFPRNFIPDFSWGGAQGMVEHSLNKAYETAETMMARRKIDLTETDKAILKSVFEQTQHLRK; from the coding sequence ATGAACTTATTATTTTTTGATGGCCCCAGGCGCAACCACTTGTTGCCCCTCACTTACACTCGTCCGGTTTGCGACTTACGCATAGGTATTTTAACCATTCGCGAAAAATGGGAAAAGCAATTGGAATTGCCATCCTCCACCATTACCCAGGACTATTTAGCAGAAAAATACCCACTTCAGAAAGGCAAAAACAACCTATTAATTAATGGAAGTGTTTGCTTTTCCAAATCCTTGCTAGACGAAATTTCAGCACTTGAAACCAATCAGGGATTGACAAAAAGCGGTGAGATTATTGCGCTGTTACTGAATGAAAAAGGGCTTGGTGAAATTATTGACGGCAACTTTGATAGTTTTAAATTGAAGGAAGCCAAAACAGGTTTTAATAAAATTAATCATCTCTGGGACATTTTTGCCTTAAATGGTGCTGAACTTGATTTAGATTATCAATTTTTAACCAAGGGAAGAAAATCAGCCAAGGTGCCCGACAATTCGACCGTTCTTGCGCCTGAAAACGTATTTATTGAAGAAGGTGCAGAGGTTGAATGTGCTATTTTGAATGGAAAGTTTGGGAAAATTTACATAGGCAAGGAAAGTCGGGTTTCTGAAGGAGCCATTATTCGCGGACCATTTGCATTATGCGAGCATTCAGAGGTAAAAATGGCAGCTAAAATTTATGGACCTACCACAGTTGGACCACATTGTAAGGTTGGTGGCGAAATTAGCAACAGTGTATTTTATGCATACTCCAACAAAGGCCATGATGGATTTTTGGGGAATAGTGTCATTGGAGAGTGGGTGAATATTGGAGCAGACAGCAACAATTCCAATTTAAAAAACAACTATGCACCGGTAAAATTATGGAACTATGTGGATGGTAAATTTGCCGATACCGGATTACAATTTTGCGGATTAATAATGGGTGACCATGCTAAATGTGGAATTAATACCATGTTTAACACCGGCACCGTGGTTGGTGTGGCAGCTAATGTTTTTGGGGCAGGATTTCCCAGGAATTTCATACCCGACTTTTCATGGGGAGGTGCTCAAGGAATGGTGGAACATAGTTTAAACAAGGCTTACGAAACTGCCGAAACCATGATGGCTCGTCGTAAAATTGACCTCACAGAAACTGATAAAGCCATACTAAAATCAGTATTTGAGCAAACCCAACATTTACGTAAATAG